Proteins encoded together in one Effusibacillus pohliae DSM 22757 window:
- a CDS encoding DUF5665 domain-containing protein, with translation MKENEEMTRLAEWMERVALQLERARFAEYVQLLNRPARLLVLNFVSGIARGVGAGLGFTVIVAILLLILQELAVLNLPIIGKYIAEIVKMVQAQMHTPTVP, from the coding sequence ATGAAAGAGAACGAGGAGATGACGCGGCTGGCGGAATGGATGGAGCGTGTCGCTCTGCAGCTGGAACGGGCCCGGTTCGCCGAATATGTCCAACTGCTGAACCGGCCGGCCCGGCTGCTGGTTCTCAATTTCGTCAGCGGCATCGCGCGGGGCGTCGGGGCAGGTTTGGGTTTCACCGTGATCGTCGCCATCCTGTTGCTGATTTTGCAGGAACTGGCTGTGCTGAATCTGCCCATCATCGGCAAATATATAGCGGAAATCGTGAAAATGGTGCAAGCGCAAATGCATACACCGACCGTACCGTGA